The Faecalibaculum rodentium genome segment TTTCTCCAGTTTGTCGAAATGCGCTGCACTGGCGTAGATGTTCTGCGCCGGCAGGCAGTCAAATTCGATCAGTCCCTGAGCCATGGCCCCTGCCATGTTCCCGAATCCAATAAATGAAAGCTTCATGGTGTCTCCTTCTGTTCCTTCTGTACCTTATTATTTGTATCTTCTGTTTTCTATTACTTGTATCCTCTGTTTTCTGCTGTCAGGCAGCATCCCCCCAAGCCTCTGGACCGGGCAGCCATCTTCCGATGTCCCTGTCTGCCGGCATTGGCAGGCGGTCCCTGCGTACAGGCTGACTACTGCTTCCGGAAAATCTTCCAGTTGCGGATTACCAGGATCTCCGCCAGTGTCAGGATCACGCAGAACACGATCACCGACGTATAGCCCCAGGGCTCCTTGAGCAGGTGCATGTTCACGAAATTCATTCCGAACCAGCCGGTGATCAGCGTCAGAGGGGTAAAAATCGATGTCACGATCGTCAACAGATTCACCAGGTCATTCTGACGCTCCGAGAGCTTTGCCTGCTTCATGTCCAGCACCTGTGTCAGGGATTCCTTCAGCGTGTGTGTCATCTGCGCGAGGTGCTGCACACGCTGGATGTACAGGGACAGCAGCGTCTGGGCGGTTTCATCCCCGGACTGCACCACGACCTGTTCCATGGTCTGGGCCATGTTCGAGAGCTGCTCGTAGTAGGTGTACAGGGCATTGAGCTGACTGCGCATGTACATGAAATCCTTGCCGGTGTCCGCAACTGTGCCGGCATTCATGCGCTCGGCGAGCTGGGAGAGCGTCTTTTCGTATCCCTGCAGGACGTAGAGATCCTCCCGGATCAGGTATTCCATGAAGTCCAAAAGAAACACCAGCGGTGTCCGGATCTCATCGTCGTATTCTTCCTCCATGGCCCTGACTTTCTTGCGCACCTTGGAGCCTTCGTCAATGAAATACAGCTTGTCGGGAGTCAGGCAGAAGGCAAAGATGTTGTGCGAAATCTGGAGGTTTTTCTTGGACGGGATCACAAAGGTCCCGTACACCAGTCCCCGGAAGTTCGAGGCCTTGCAGAATTCCGGCTTGCTGATGACTTTGTCAATGTGCCTGATGCTGCAGATCCCCGGCTCTTTCTTGCGGAATTCCTCCAGCCCCAGGATCTCCACCTGGTCGGCGTCTGACTGCACCGTCGTGTTTTCGGTTTCCACGGTTTCCATGTTCATGCCTCCTGGTGTCCTGTTACGGCTGATGCCGGTTCTGCTGCGGATGCCCGACTGGCTGCCGGATTGCTCCGTCCGCCTTCGGTTTTTCCATCATCGGCCTCCGGGTCTGCAGAAGCGCTGTCCTTCAGGCGGTAGAAATGGGCGCGGGAAATGCCATAGACTTTCTCCCGGAACTTTTCCAGGTTCCCGTACTCCGAAGCCATGTCCTTTTCCTTCCGGGTGCGGATCACGAGCACGCCATCGTCCTCCAGCAGACGGGTCTGGCCCATGCGCTGCATAACAGGTTCGAAGATCTCGTCCACGGTGTAGGGAGGATCGAGATAAATGATGTCAAAGGTCTCCCCTTTTTTGTCGAGACGGCTGACGGCGTCGAACACATCTTCCTGGAGCACCACGGCGTGTTTCATGAGTCCCAGATTCTGCAGGTTGCGGCGGATGACATCGGCGGCATCTTTCCGTTTTTCCACCATGACGGCGCGCTCTGCCCCGCGGGAGAGGGCTTCGATGCCCATGGATCCCGATCCGGAGAAGAGATCGAGAAAGCGGCAGCCCGGAATGTCGAACTGCCAGATATTGAAAAGAGACTGCCGGATTTTGTCCGTCACGGGGCGGGTATCCA includes the following:
- a CDS encoding CorA family divalent cation transporter, which gives rise to METVETENTTVQSDADQVEILGLEEFRKKEPGICSIRHIDKVISKPEFCKASNFRGLVYGTFVIPSKKNLQISHNIFAFCLTPDKLYFIDEGSKVRKKVRAMEEEYDDEIRTPLVFLLDFMEYLIREDLYVLQGYEKTLSQLAERMNAGTVADTGKDFMYMRSQLNALYTYYEQLSNMAQTMEQVVVQSGDETAQTLLSLYIQRVQHLAQMTHTLKESLTQVLDMKQAKLSERQNDLVNLLTIVTSIFTPLTLITGWFGMNFVNMHLLKEPWGYTSVIVFCVILTLAEILVIRNWKIFRKQ
- the rsmD gene encoding 16S rRNA (guanine(966)-N(2))-methyltransferase RsmD, with the protein product MRVISGTARGRAIEAPAGLDTRPVTDKIRQSLFNIWQFDIPGCRFLDLFSGSGSMGIEALSRGAERAVMVEKRKDAADVIRRNLQNLGLMKHAVVLQEDVFDAVSRLDKKGETFDIIYLDPPYTVDEIFEPVMQRMGQTRLLEDDGVLVIRTRKEKDMASEYGNLEKFREKVYGISRAHFYRLKDSASADPEADDGKTEGGRSNPAASRASAAEPASAVTGHQEA